The following coding sequences lie in one Biomphalaria glabrata chromosome 18, xgBioGlab47.1, whole genome shotgun sequence genomic window:
- the LOC106054741 gene encoding ras-related protein Rab-11B-like, whose amino-acid sequence MGTKDDEYDYLFKVVLIGDSGVGKSNLLSRFTRNEFNLESKSTIGVEFATRSIQVDGKTIKAQIWDTAGQERYRAITSAYYRGAVGALLVYDIAKHLTYENVERWLRELRDHADQNIVIMLVGNKSDLRHLRAVPTDEARNFAERNNLSFIETSALDSTNVESAFHNILTEIYKIVSQKQIRDSPDDDNSPSSNVQTITVAPTDLKGQSKKQCCS is encoded by the exons ATGGGTACCAAAGATGATGAATATGATTATTTGTTTAAGG TTGTTTTGATTGGTGATTCTGGTGTGGGTAAAAGTAACTTATTGTCAAGGTTCACAcgcaatgaatttaatttggaAAGTAAAAGCACTATTGGTGTTGAATTTGCCACAAG GAGCATACAAGTAGATGGCAAAACAATTAAAGCACAGATTTGGGATACTGCTGGTCAGGAAAGATACAGGGCTATTACAAGCGC GTATTACAGAGGTGCTGTAGGGGCTCTACTAGTGTATGACATAGCTAAACATCTCACTTATGAAAATGTTGAACGGTGGCTTCGGGAACTCCGTGATCATGCTGACCAAAATATTGTTATCATGCTGGTAGGAAATAAAAGTGATTTGAGACATCTTCGAGCTGTACCAACAGATGAAGCTAGAAATTTTGctg aaagaaACAATCTTTCGTTTATTGAAACATCAGCCCTAGATTCAACAAATGTTGAGTCAGCCTTCCATAATATTTTGACTG AAATCTACAAAATAGTTTCCCAGAAACAGATTCGTGACTCCCCTGATGATGACAACTCCCCCAGTTCCAATGTGCAGACCATCACAGTGGCACCTACTGACCTGAAAGGTCAGAGCAAGAAGCAGTGTTGTTCTTAA